GCCGGCGATATCATGATGTGGGACAATCGCTGCACGATGCACCGGCGTGACTCCTTCGATCCGAACTCGATCCGGATCATGCACCGCACCACAACCGCCGGCGAACGGCCAGTCTAAGGCCCTAACCAGGCGGAACATGCAAAATGCCAACATTGTACCGGACGGCGCTCCCTCCTGGACCGCTGGACCAAGACCTCCTTGCGCTGCTTGCGGATGTCGAAACGGCCACCATTGGTCACTTCGAGTCCTCTGGCTTCATTGCGGCGGACGTCCGCCCGGTATTTCCCGCACGGGCCATGGGCAGAGCCATCACCGTGGCCGCCCCGGGTCGGGACGGGCGTGTCATCTATATGGCGATCGACACGCTCGAACCCGGAGATGTGTTGGTCATTTCCAGACTTGAAGGTGACGGCCTCGCCTGCGTCGGCGGTGGCGTTACAGCGGCGGCCAAAGCAAAGGGTGCTGCAGCCATCATCGTCGATGGTCCCTGCACGGATCCGACGGAGATCGCCAGCAACGGTCTGCCCGTTTGGTGTCGTGGCGTCTCTGCCAAAACGACTTCACGACACACCCAGCTTGGAGGCGAGATCAATTTCCCGGTCTCCTGCGGAGGAACTGTAGTCCTGCCAGGATACTGCGTACTCGCCGATGACAGTGGCATCTACATCGCCGATCCCGCTCGCATGCGCGAAGTTGCCGTCCAGGCGAAATCGCGCCAGCAGCGATCACTGGCCGTAAGGCAGCATCTGCTGTCCGGCCATTCCATTTTCGACTTCGATCGCGAGAACAGTCAATGAAACTGGCAATGATCCAGATGAATTCCCAACCTGATCGCAGCCACAACCTTCGACAGGCTACTGAGCTGATGCATCGAGCAGTGGCTGCGGAGCGGCCGGATCTGATTGTCCTGCCGGAGCATTTTGATTGGTCCGGCGGCACA
This DNA window, taken from Devosia neptuniae, encodes the following:
- a CDS encoding RraA family protein, with translation MPTLYRTALPPGPLDQDLLALLADVETATIGHFESSGFIAADVRPVFPARAMGRAITVAAPGRDGRVIYMAIDTLEPGDVLVISRLEGDGLACVGGGVTAAAKAKGAAAIIVDGPCTDPTEIASNGLPVWCRGVSAKTTSRHTQLGGEINFPVSCGGTVVLPGYCVLADDSGIYIADPARMREVAVQAKSRQQRSLAVRQHLLSGHSIFDFDRENSQ